Part of the Salmo trutta chromosome 2, fSalTru1.1, whole genome shotgun sequence genome, TTCATTATCTGCTGTAAACAACTCTTCAAATAATATACGGGCATTGTTGTACCTGTTTTTAAACAGCTCCTAATGTTGCTAGGCAAGATAGATAGTAGATGTGAAACAGAAATAAGAACACAGTCAGGAGTGAGTATACACATTCTGCACTTGAATGAGACGCACAATGCCAACTCTCCCTAACGTTACACAATTCTTGATCTAAACCTCAACTTTCTCCTTGAGCTCTTTGTTACCGCAGCCTAAGATTCTAACATGTTGTGTTCTCCTTTTCACCCCTGGGCAGCTAGCTGCATAATCACACTCCCAAAACTCATGACGATCGCAAGATTGAGAGGCTAATGGCCAGTATCATTGAATCTCAACAGATGGataaaagggagggagaggagggtagatggTTTACATGGGACTAATAACACATTATTCTGTGAAGCTGCCTTAGAGGGGTTTCTTTTGAAATCACACAAAGCACACCACTTATGGATAATGCTGAGGCTGAGTCAGTATTGTTGAAATGATCTGCACTGTATCCCAATATCGATGCATGTTATTATCATGCAAATACCctagatgatgatggtggtgataagCAGTGTGTACAGTTCCCTAGAAAAATCCAATGGAGACGAGAATTGAACATTTATCAAACCAATCCCACATTAGAACAATATCTCAATTTCATGGAAATATGTTAGAAGTTTCTCATTAGTTAGCTAGTCAAGTTTGATTATTTTATAGAAATCAATTTTAATCAGCCTCCACAACAatgttaaggaccctgggactgaacacctcccgctgcaactggatgctggacttcctgacgggcccgACCCCAGGTGATGACGGTAGGAAATAACATATCCTCCACgtggccacgcacaactccaacaccattaagtttgcttaCGACACGACGGCGGTAGGCCTGGTCACCGACAACAAtaaaacagcctatagggaggaggtcaaagacctggcagtgtggtgccaggacaacaacctcaatgtcagaaagacaaaggagctgatcgtgtacTACAGGAAGCGGAGCgttgagcacgcccccattcgaaacgacggggctgtagtggagcgggacGATAGCTTCAAGTTCACTAAAGATCTATCAtgatccacacacaccaacacagtcgtgaagagggcatgacaacgcctcttccccctctggaggctgaaaagatttggcaagaTTTGGCATCTACATTGAGAACATATTGACTGACTCCATCACCACTTGGTAAGGCAACTGCTTGGTAtcagaccgcaaggcactacagagggtagtgtgtgctgcccattacatcactggggtcgAGCTCCCTCCCTTCTTTTTTTGTTCAGCATAGTTAGGCCGTGTAGCTATTTGGCTATCTGCATTGGCCCTTTTTCCACAAGCTTTTTTGACTcctcacatacgctgctgctactgtttattatctatcctgttgcctagttactttattcctagttatatgtacatacctCAGTttcctcatacccctgcacaccGACTCggtactgtcttggtgtgcttggaccatgttagtttgttggtgatgtggacaccaaggaacttgaagctctcaacctgctccactgcagccccatcgatgagaatgggggcgtgctcggtcctctttttcctgtagtcaacaatcatctcctttgtcttgatcacgatgagggagaggttgttgtcctggcaccacacggccaggtctcttacctcctccctataggctgtctcgtcgtcggtggtcaggcctaccactgttgtgttatctgcaaacttaatgatggtgttggagtcgtgcctggccgtgcagtcatgagtgaacaaggagtacaggaggggactgagcacacacccctgaggggcccctgtgttgaggatcagcatggcggatgtgttatctacccttaccacttgggggcggcccgtcaggaagtccaggatccagttgcagagggaggtgtttagtcgcagggtccttagcttattgatgagggcactatggttttgaacgctgagctgcagtcaatgaatagcattctcacataggtgttccttttgtccaggtgggaaagggcagtgtggagtgcaatagagattgcatcatctgtggatctgttggggcggtatgcaaattggagtgggtctagggtttctgggataatggtgttgatgtgagccacaaCCAGCCTTTTGAAgcacttctttttttttattgtattttacctttctttaactaggcaagtcagttaacacattcttattttcaatgacggcctaagaacagtgagttaactgccttgttcaggggaagaacgacagatttgtaccttgtcagctcggggattcgatcttgccacctttcagttactagttcaaccactaggctacgctgccgccacttcatggctacagaagtgagtgctacgggtcggtagttaccttagtgttcttgggcacaggcactatggtggtctgcttaaaacatgttgctattgcagactcggacagggagaggttgaaaatgtaattgaagacacttgccagttgatcagcGCATGCCCGCagaacacatcctggtaatccgtttggccTTGCCAATCTTGAccggtttaaaggtcttactcacattggctgcggagagcacgatcacacagtcttccagaacagctggtgctctcatgcatgtttcagtgttatttgcctcgaagcgagcatagaagttgtttagctcgtctggtaggctcgtgtcattgggcagctctcggctgtgcttccctttgtagtctgtaatggtttgcgggccctgccacatccgatgagcgtcagagccggtgtagcacaattcgatcttagtcctgtattgacgctttgcttgtttgatggttcgtctgagggcatagcaggatttcttataagcttccgggttagagtcccactccttgaaagcggaagctctagcctttgactcagtgcggatgttgcctgtaatccatggcttctgattggggtatgtacatacagtcactgtggggacggcatcatcgatgcacttattgaggaagccaatgactgatgtggtgtactcctcaatgccatcggaggaaacccggaacatatttcagagggagagctttgtatgtgtctctgtgtgtggagtaaaggtggtccagagtttttttcccctctggttgcacatttaacatgctgatagaaatttggttaaacggatttaagtttccctgcattaaagtccccggctactaagagtgccgcctctgggtgagtgttttcttgttCGCTtgtggcagaatacagctcattcaatgctgtcttagtgccagcctctgacggtggtggtatgtaaaacagctacgaaaaatacagatgaaaactctaggtaggtagtgtggtctacagtttattatgagatactctacctcaggcaagcaatagctcgagacttccttagatatcgtgcaccagctgctatttacaaaaatacatagtccaccgccccttgtcttaccagaagccgctgttctatcctgccggtgcagcgtataaccagctaacagtatgttgatagtgtcgttgttcagccacatCTCCGtaaagcataagatattacagttttgaatgtcctgttggtagtttaatcttccgcgtatgtcatctattttattgtccaaagactGCATGTtttctagcagaatggaaggaagtgggggtttattcgatcgcctacaaattctcagaaggcagcccgccctccggcccctttttctccccatcCTCTTCACGCacatcacggggatctgggcctgttcccgagaaagcagtatatcgtttgCGTCggcctcgtcagactcgttaaaggaaaaaaaggattttgCCAGTCCATGTTGattaatcgcagtcctgatgtccagaatttatttttggtcataagagacggtagcggcaacattatgtacaaaataagaaaaaaatataagttacaaacaacgcaaataaacgaacaaaaaaacacaatcggttgggggcaagTAAAACGTTTGCCTTCTTCTCCGGTGCCATCTCCGGTGCCATAATAACTTAaatgcatttaataaataaagatcTTTAGGGTTACGGTATATTTTGGAGtgttatacattttcataaacaATGTCCGGTGCCATCAaaccgtgaagagggcacgacaaaacctatttcccctcagaagactgaaaagatttggcatgggtcctcagatcctcaaaaggttctacagctgcaccttcgagagcatcctgactggttgcatcactgcctggtatggcatctgctcggcctccgaccgcaaggtactacagagggtagtgcgaacggcccagtacctcactggggccaagcttcctggcatccaggacctctataccaggcggtgtcagaggaaggccctaaaaattgtcaaagagtccagccaccctagtcatagaatgttctctctgctaccgcatggcaagcggtaccagagcgccaagtctaggtcctagaagcttctaaacagcttttaccccaagccataaaaaCACCTAATCAAATtgctactcagactatttgcattgcccccccccttcacagcgctgctactctctgttgttatcatctatgcatagtcactttaataactccacctacatgtacataatccACCAGCTCGGCGCCATCATGGATCAAGTTATCCAGACCCTGGACCGTTGGGAGAGACAGGTAGGTCCACCAGCGCGTTCAACAACGCAACCCGAACCTCCACTACTCACTCCTTCTGCAACTGGTCCAAGTGGGATGCGTCTCGCCCTTCccgggagtatgatgggacggcggcatggtgccagggtttcctgttaCAGCTGGACCAATACCTAGGCACCGTTTAcccagctccctcgggaagggagagggtgtccgccctcatctcgtgcctcacagggagagctctggagtgggccaacgctgtgtggggagaaggagaagcGGCGTTGGAGGACTTCACCTCTTCCagctgaggcaggagacgaggagcgcccaggagtttgccctagagtttaggaccctggctgccggcgtgggatggaacgacagggccctgatcgaccactaccgttgcagtctgcgcgaggacgtccgtcgggagttggcctgcagagacaccaccctcacgttggatCAGCTGGTGGACCtttccatccggctggacaacatGCTGGCTACCTGCGGACGTTCAAATCGGGGTTCGGTGGTTCCATCCCCTCGCACCCCCTCTCCTGAacctatggagctgggaggggcggtgcgtAGGAAGACCGGAGGGGTTTTCAgttcgtgcaccatctgtggccgcagaggacacattgccggtcggtgccgggttggtccctctgggagtcgaggcagcaggcagggcactctggcgtcaccccaggtgagtctgcaccactctcatccagagtcctctgttgtccaactgtttgtacctgtttgttttcctgatttttccccgcattcccagcataaggcgctagtcgattcaggcgcagctgggaattttattgacagagcgCATGCTCGTAGTCTTATGATCCCCATTATGCCTGTGGCTAGACCTTTCCCAGttcacgctctggatagtcgaccattggggtccgggctaatcagggaagccactATCTCCCTGGCCATGGTGACGTAGGGGAGTCACggggagagaatcagtctctttctcattgactctcctgcgtttcctgtggtaCTGGGCTTTCCCTGGTTGGCTCATCATAACCCCTctatttcatggcaacagagggctctcacagggtggtcgcgagagtgctcagggaggtgtgtaggggtttctgttggtgctaccatggtggaaagtccagaccaggtctccaccatgcgcattcctccagaatatgccgatttggctcttttttgtgaagaagaaggatggaggtctgcgactcaattaccaccccatcgacggggggattgtgcgataaatctcctggtagatgctgcactccccaggagtcacgtgtatcccctgtcgcaagtggAGACGGCGgatatggagacatatgtctccgaatccctgcgtcggGTGTACATTCGGtcatccacttcacccgcctcctcgagtttcttttttgtgaagaagaaggatggaggtctgcgcccgtgcattgattatcgaggtctcaatcaaatcacgatgaggtacagttacccgctacctcttatcgccacggcgattgagtcaatgcacggggcttgcttcttcacaaaactggatctcaggagcgcataccacctggtgcgtatccgggaggtaGACAAGTGGAAGACGgtgtttagtaccacctcagggcattatgagtacctcgtcatgccgtatgggttgatgaatgctccatcagtcttccaattcTTTGTCGACGAGATTTTCAgagacctgcacgggcagggtggggtacctcgtggactgggaggggtacggtccggaggagagatgctgggttccggaggaggacgtgttggacccttctcTGCTGCGGcatttccaccgtctccatccggatcgccctgcgcctcgtcctcgaggccagtgtcggcgcgctgctggagccgcgcgtcaaggggggatactgtcacgacttctgctgaagtcggttcctctccgtGTTCGGCGGTCGCCGTCACCGGTCtcctagccatcgccgatccatttttcatgttccatttgttttgtctaggTCTCACACttacctggtttcaattccataaTTACATGTATatgttccctctgtttcccccatgtccttgtcgggaATTGTTTATCGTAAGTACGTGTGCTTTATGTGACTGGTGCGATACGGGTTTTGTTTCCcatgttttttgttatttttgtatgccgGTAGTTATGCACATTAAACGGCTCCGGCTatttaccaagttctgctctcctgcgtttgacttccATGCCACCAGTTACACGTCCctgacacctgttgtattcggtgcatgtgactaataaaattagatttgatttactggtaccccgtgtatatagcaaAGTTATCATGTGTATCATTACCTTCATTATTTTGTGTTATGACTTTTATATTATttatcttttctttctctctgcattgttgggaagggcccataagcatttcactattagtctacacctgttgtttacttagcatgtgacaaataacatctgatttgatttgaatgtattATAAGCATACTGATAATTCTAGCAGTGGAGTCGGACAGATGTTGGGCCTCTGTAGCCCAAAAGACTAGGGTTGCCAAGGCAACTGGCCAAGTGTCCCCTGCAGTTGTCACTCTTCCTTGGTCATTGATCGCCTCTCATCTCACCAGCTCTCTCTGCTGGCATTGTCTGTGCACATACATACCCTCTTTAaaatatactaaatatatttTCTTATGTCTTTTATTGATGATGCAGGATAATGGAAAAACTGCAAATTGCCAGATACCTATTTTGTTCAATCCAGTCATTTATCAGGTTGTcattgcaaaaaaaacaacattaacTCATCACGGGGCTCATCATACAGTTCATTTTCAAAGGCATTGAGAATGTGCTAACACTCGTTCAGCATTGATTTTGCAAGGTCCAATCTTTTGCAAATGACTATcttaaaaatacaaaattccaAAACAATTGGCATTTATTTATAATCGGGACATAAAGTTCACATATGCTACAGTATTATGCTTTATCTAGATCAACAGCAACCAGAGACCAGGGTGAATGCAAAGTTTGAATTCATGTTTGACTGAACTGAGGATAAACTTGCGTTCAGCATGATCACCTATTCAAATCTCAACCTCTCACAAACGTCAGCAGTCAAACATGGTtcattgaagtaaaaaaaaaagttaaatattaCCTCCATGCATTTGTCAATTATCCATAATCAGATATTTCACCTTTGATCCTCGACAAAATCCATGTTAACAATACTTGTTCTGGGGCAGGGCAGGTCAAAGCTGGACTCCATATTACCCAACATTGGAGGCTTCTTCCTCAGCCTCTTCGCCTCGTTCTGCAGTTTCTGCCGGATGTACCCTTTAATTTCCGCATCTGTCTTTCCAGGAAAAAAATACTGAACTGTCCCTGTGGAAATAGTCACATGAAATGTACATGCGGAACTCCCTTTAAACAGAAATGATTACAGTTGTGCATAACACATGTTTTTTCTCTCATGTACGTCAATTCATAGAGGTGGTTAGAAAACTAGGTCAGGAACAGTTAGGAAACAGTGACAATACAGTTATTATGCAAGTCAAAACCAAAGGCTATAACGATTGTAGATATTTAAGACATTCCAACTATCTTTTTCAAACAATAATCAAATAAACATTAGCCTAATAATGCATTTTGCACTGAACCTCAGTGTTCTGTGCTGTCTTTATTATGTCTCCCAATAAGGTATGTTGAGGGAAAGGCTGCTTACTCAGTATGGCCTGGACATCCTCAGTAGGGAGAGCAGGTTTGGTCTGAGACCTCTTGTTGTACACCAGCCCTGAGATGGAGTGGGAGGCTAGGCAGTCCCTCTCATACAGCCCTCGCAACAGGTCATTGGTCAGTTTCTGAGCTGTAGTGCCAGTGTTGCACCGTTCCAACAGCTCTGGGGTGATGAACTGAGGACAAAATAAGATGTGTATATATAAGACTTGGAGACTGGCAACCAGTTCAAAAGAGGCAGGGTGTGGGTGTAGGTCAAGTTTGTTTTTTTACACCAAATATTCCAACGGGAAGATAAAAATAAGCGTTATTTCTGGTAGGTCCAGCCCAGGTAGTACCTCATCcatgtatttaaatgttttatcccATTTCGTTCCTATTGAACATGACCCAAAAATCAGTGTAGTGGTTTATCTGTACCTCAGTGAAGAGTCCATCCCTATGGTGCCTGTGTAGTTTCTGGGGTAAGGCCCCCCGTTTCTCCCACTGCCCATTCATCCCAGTTGGGCAGGCCAGTAAATCTGGGGTCATGGCATCTCCACTGACAAGTCCTACAGTTAGGCTAGGACGTGATGCTTGGACAGACGTCTTGCTGTCCTCATTCGACCACCTCTGGGTCTTTTCTATCAGGGCTTTAAGGTTTCTGGACAGCTCTCCACAAGCTGTCAAGTCATTCACACAAAATGTCCTAAACATTTAACTTCACTCTGGATAAAATGTGTAAAGTTTCAAGaggatttcattcattcattttaaTCTCCTCACCTGTAAGGCACTGAATTTGGTCTTTCAGGCTTTCCATCTCTCTTTGCATGCAAATCACCATAGCAATGAGTTTCATCTTTGAGTATGACTGCAGAAACTCTGACTCCTGCCATGACAATACAAAATCCGAATTGGATGTTGGGTATTGGAAGGAATGTTCAAGATAACATCACATCACAAATTGTCCACACCTGTGCAGAAGGAGTGGGTTGTGTGAAAATAAAACATGTCAGAGGCTTACCTCTGTATTGGAATTGCTGTCCCTCAGGT contains:
- the si:ch211-194k22.8 gene encoding uncharacterized protein si:ch211-194k22.8 produces the protein MRRKSKAKRVLDYESEGDEDGAQKVDHGVQKRRKQMYLDKEKVDENSSSSAGFQKWIRAFELGSPNLYHLRDSNSNTEESEFLQSYSKMKLIAMVICMQREMESLKDQIQCLTACGELSRNLKALIEKTQRWSNEDSKTSVQASRPSLTVGLVSGDAMTPDLLACPTGMNGQWEKRGALPQKLHRHHRDGLFTEFITPELLERCNTGTTAQKLTNDLLRGLYERDCLASHSISGLVYNKRSQTKPALPTEDVQAILRTVQYFFPGKTDAEIKGYIRQKLQNEAKRLRKKPPMLGNMESSFDLPCPRTSIVNMDFVEDQR